A single window of Candidatus Flexicrinis affinis DNA harbors:
- a CDS encoding hemin receptor, translated as MSLSNRQIEIIQSATPIIAANADAVAETFYGFLFEFDPTLRPMFRGDMKEQGRKLMQMLSVALVNVGNLDSLDGPLNALGSRHVGYGVTADHYNTVGQALITTLSTMLGESFTAEAQDAWVTLYTTLVNKVTADLYELQLN; from the coding sequence ATGTCCCTTTCTAATCGTCAAATTGAGATCATTCAAAGTGCAACACCCATCATTGCGGCGAATGCGGACGCGGTTGCCGAAACATTCTACGGCTTCCTCTTCGAGTTCGACCCCACCCTGCGTCCAATGTTCCGCGGTGACATGAAGGAGCAGGGCCGCAAGCTCATGCAGATGCTGAGCGTGGCATTGGTCAACGTCGGCAACCTGGACAGCCTCGATGGGCCGCTCAATGCGCTGGGTTCGCGGCACGTCGGCTACGGTGTCACCGCCGACCACTACAACACGGTCGGACAGGCGTTGATCACGACGCTGAGCACGATGCTGGGCGAGTCATTTACGGCGGAAGCGCAGGACGCATGGGTCACGCTGTACACGACTCTCGTCAACAAGGTGACGGCCGACCTGTACGAGCTGCAGCTCAACTAA
- a CDS encoding hemin receptor, with translation MEALSEYEKNLVRHSFTYIAPQNEDIAELFYARLFDLDPEVERLFVSDMDLQRAKLMQMLASLVNALDTPDTLGQATRELGQRHAGYGVHNRHYATVGEALIWAMREVCPTIMTTPVTRAWQKTYDMLAGLAISGAR, from the coding sequence GTGGAAGCCCTTAGCGAATACGAAAAGAACCTCGTTCGACACAGCTTCACGTACATTGCGCCCCAGAACGAAGATATCGCCGAGCTGTTCTATGCACGCTTGTTCGACCTCGATCCTGAAGTTGAACGGCTGTTTGTGAGCGACATGGATCTGCAGCGGGCCAAGTTGATGCAGATGTTGGCGAGCCTCGTGAACGCGCTCGACACCCCGGATACGCTGGGGCAAGCTACGCGTGAACTTGGCCAGCGGCATGCCGGCTACGGTGTTCACAATAGGCACTATGCAACCGTTGGCGAGGCACTCATCTGGGCGATGCGCGAGGTGTGCCCGACAATAATGACGACGCCGGTGACCAGAGCATGGCAGAAAACGTACGACATGCTGGCAGGGTTGGCTATCAGCGGAGCGCGCTGA
- a CDS encoding tetratricopeptide repeat protein, producing MTSSPTLHPLRITTFGGFSAEVGGTPIKPFISRKVDALLVYLACTRREHPREALGAMLWDDLTQERTMGNLRTALSDLQKQLGPYLAISRYTVGIDPAAPVWVDYGSVVQALNQADRTVALHETLSAVSADQLKDALLLYTGDFLRGFAIKSARGFEGWYLLEAERIRGHVIEAYGRLTDYAIAKRLYKQGIESAMRALQIDPLWEPAHRALIKLLALTGQRSQALAQYETCVKLLDEELGLEPDAQTEEVMEQIASGELAPQEEASSLGPIALPDLPFVARPALQQRLDSLLARPDVRVVSLVGPGGSGKTRLALDSAARLSDQFPDGAAVVALDHVQDAGGTIAAIVGTLRLSTSELPLERRLIEHLYGRELLLIFDTAEQVVGIADLVERLVTAARSIKVLVTSQTRLNIKAEHVIAVDGLEAPDEAAAAASDYPAVRLFALTVERLSGHVDLSEELNDVIELCRVVEGNPLAIELAAAWTRLMPTAQILDEIRRSGDFLTYTGTDVPERQRSMRAVFEWTWQHLDERDRRAATKLAVFNGDFWLDTAVAVTGEPALVLTSLADRSLMSVRGGRCHVHPLLRGFLAEKLAADPEIYEQAVEALCDEMVNWCHEIVPQLANYAANDSLAEFVQDIDNLNSAWQHAIQRRRADWVEPLTEGFFYYYKALNNYSEGVRHLQQALDVFDSARDHRLYARVSAYYHILLTATGGYSEVREALAAAIEQLPPDDLLLRRQSYAALAHAAYGQGDFEAAKVDFENALDYAQQMDDYQTAALILFRLGDIAAVYGSYEEARSLLMEGFAFNEDAATSNDRVRFLNLLADVDCKVGDYEAALRDADSALRAGTMIGSRVQRAVALATLGRASYGLGDYAAARDYLKRSVAQAEEIENRWGKAFALAHLVRVSWRLNEMTAARFHLDKASSIASELQSAWLTALVQRMRALPGVDRRAEPIQAAALAAHLAASIGAVPLQMGALSALAQALLHSGQVDDAVDLARVVLDEPRSEADAREACRLVLDTVPGTVTRPPITRQAAGELAVRLAVTSLSSLHG from the coding sequence ATGACGTCATCCCCAACGCTGCATCCGCTGCGCATCACGACGTTTGGCGGATTCTCGGCCGAGGTCGGTGGTACACCCATCAAGCCGTTCATCTCTCGCAAGGTCGATGCCCTGCTGGTGTATCTCGCCTGCACGCGGCGTGAACACCCGCGCGAGGCCCTCGGCGCGATGTTGTGGGACGATTTGACACAAGAACGGACGATGGGCAATTTGCGCACGGCCCTGTCCGACCTGCAAAAGCAGCTTGGCCCGTATCTTGCGATCTCGCGTTACACGGTCGGCATCGATCCCGCCGCGCCGGTATGGGTCGACTATGGCAGCGTCGTGCAGGCGCTTAATCAAGCCGACCGCACGGTCGCCTTGCACGAGACGCTATCCGCCGTTTCTGCCGATCAGCTCAAAGATGCCTTGCTGCTGTATACCGGGGACTTCCTGCGCGGGTTTGCGATCAAATCTGCGCGCGGGTTCGAAGGCTGGTACCTGCTGGAAGCCGAACGCATTCGCGGGCACGTCATCGAGGCGTACGGCCGCCTGACAGACTACGCAATCGCGAAACGGTTGTACAAACAGGGCATCGAGTCTGCAATGCGTGCGCTGCAGATCGACCCGCTGTGGGAGCCAGCGCACCGCGCGCTCATCAAGCTGCTCGCGCTCACCGGCCAGCGCAGCCAAGCCCTTGCACAGTACGAAACGTGCGTGAAGCTGCTGGACGAGGAACTCGGCCTTGAGCCCGACGCACAGACCGAAGAGGTCATGGAGCAGATCGCCAGCGGCGAGTTGGCCCCGCAGGAAGAAGCGAGTTCGCTCGGCCCCATCGCACTCCCAGATCTGCCGTTTGTGGCGCGGCCGGCCCTGCAGCAGCGGCTCGATTCACTGCTCGCGCGCCCTGACGTGCGCGTCGTCTCGCTGGTCGGGCCGGGTGGAAGCGGCAAGACGAGACTAGCGCTGGACAGTGCCGCGCGGCTGTCCGATCAGTTTCCGGATGGAGCGGCGGTCGTGGCATTGGATCACGTGCAGGATGCCGGCGGGACAATCGCCGCAATTGTCGGAACGCTGCGTCTCAGCACGTCTGAACTCCCGCTTGAGCGGCGCTTGATCGAGCACTTGTATGGGCGCGAACTGCTCCTCATCTTCGATACGGCCGAGCAGGTCGTCGGCATCGCGGATCTCGTCGAACGGCTTGTGACTGCCGCACGATCGATCAAGGTGTTGGTCACGAGCCAGACACGGCTCAATATCAAAGCAGAGCACGTCATCGCCGTCGACGGCCTCGAAGCGCCGGACGAAGCGGCCGCGGCCGCGTCAGACTATCCGGCGGTACGCTTGTTCGCCTTGACTGTAGAGCGGTTGAGCGGGCACGTGGATCTGTCCGAGGAGCTTAACGATGTCATCGAACTGTGCCGCGTCGTCGAAGGCAATCCGCTAGCGATAGAGCTCGCGGCGGCATGGACGCGCCTGATGCCTACCGCGCAGATTCTCGACGAAATCCGGCGAAGCGGCGACTTCTTGACCTATACCGGTACCGATGTGCCCGAACGGCAGCGATCGATGCGCGCGGTGTTCGAGTGGACATGGCAGCACTTGGACGAGCGCGATCGGCGTGCCGCGACCAAACTGGCTGTGTTCAACGGCGACTTTTGGCTCGATACCGCGGTGGCCGTGACTGGCGAGCCGGCACTGGTGCTAACCTCGCTGGCAGACCGGTCATTGATGTCCGTACGCGGCGGGCGGTGCCATGTTCATCCCCTGCTGCGCGGCTTCTTGGCCGAAAAACTGGCCGCGGATCCAGAGATATATGAGCAAGCCGTCGAGGCGCTGTGCGACGAGATGGTGAACTGGTGCCATGAGATCGTCCCGCAGCTCGCCAACTATGCGGCCAACGACTCGTTGGCGGAGTTCGTTCAGGATATCGACAACCTCAACAGCGCATGGCAGCATGCCATTCAGCGCCGGCGAGCCGACTGGGTCGAACCGCTGACCGAAGGGTTCTTCTACTACTACAAGGCGCTCAACAACTACAGCGAAGGCGTGCGTCATCTCCAGCAGGCGCTCGACGTGTTCGACAGCGCCCGAGATCACCGGCTGTACGCACGGGTGAGCGCGTACTATCACATCCTGCTTACGGCGACTGGCGGCTATTCCGAAGTACGTGAGGCGCTTGCCGCAGCGATCGAACAACTCCCGCCGGACGACCTGCTGCTGCGCCGCCAATCGTACGCGGCCCTCGCTCACGCAGCTTACGGTCAGGGGGACTTCGAGGCCGCAAAGGTCGATTTCGAGAACGCCCTCGACTACGCGCAACAGATGGACGACTACCAGACGGCGGCGTTGATCCTGTTCCGCTTGGGCGATATCGCGGCCGTCTATGGAAGCTACGAGGAAGCGCGCAGCCTGTTGATGGAGGGGTTTGCGTTCAACGAGGACGCCGCAACATCCAACGACCGCGTTCGCTTCCTCAACCTGCTGGCGGATGTCGACTGCAAAGTGGGAGACTATGAGGCCGCGCTGCGCGACGCCGACTCGGCCCTGCGTGCCGGCACGATGATCGGAAGCCGGGTGCAGCGGGCGGTGGCCCTTGCAACGCTTGGCCGCGCATCGTACGGCCTAGGCGATTATGCGGCAGCGCGCGACTACCTCAAGCGCAGCGTGGCACAGGCCGAGGAAATCGAAAACCGATGGGGCAAGGCGTTCGCGCTGGCCCATCTCGTCCGCGTGAGTTGGCGGCTCAACGAGATGACCGCCGCGCGTTTCCACCTCGACAAAGCGTCCAGCATCGCATCCGAGCTGCAAAGCGCGTGGCTGACAGCGCTCGTTCAGCGCATGCGCGCACTGCCGGGCGTCGACCGGCGCGCCGAGCCGATACAGGCAGCGGCATTGGCCGCCCATCTCGCGGCGAGCATAGGCGCCGTTCCATTGCAGATGGGGGCGCTCAGCGCGCTAGCTCAGGCGCTGCTTCATTCGGGTCAGGTTGATGATGCTGTGGATCTCGCGCGTGTCGTGCTGGATGAACCGCGCAGCGAGGCCGATGCTCGCGAGGCCTGTCGCCTCGTTCTCGATACTGTACCGGGCACGGTGACCCGTCCACCCATAACCCGCCAAGCCGCCGGCGAGCTCGCCGTCCGCCTTGCCGTTACCTCCTTATCGTCATTACACGGCTAA
- the moaA gene encoding GTP 3',8-cyclase MoaA produces MTEHPVVDRFKRPLRDLRISVTDRCNFRCSYCMPEEIFGERYKFLAREKLLTFEEIARVAALMATQGVTKLRLTGGEPLMRHDLELLVGMLANVGGIEDIAMTTNAYFLPNKAKALRDAGLKRITVSLDSLDNATFRALNGDKSDVDAVLRGIDAAVDAGFGPIKINAVVKRGVNDHTMVDLARWCKDNGHILRFIEYMDVGTRNGWRMDHVVPADEIVERVGAALPLAPLDRNYDSETALRFGFADGAGEIGVIASVTRPFCGACSRLRLSPEGQLYTCLFAIHGTDLRDPLRAGASDAELTDLIQSMWRKRTDRYSELRGRVEDGEKIEMYYIGG; encoded by the coding sequence ATGACGGAACACCCTGTTGTCGATCGCTTCAAACGCCCGCTGCGCGACCTGCGGATTTCGGTCACCGACCGCTGCAATTTCCGCTGCTCGTACTGCATGCCGGAGGAGATTTTCGGCGAACGCTACAAGTTCCTCGCGCGCGAAAAACTGCTCACGTTTGAGGAGATCGCACGTGTCGCTGCACTGATGGCCACGCAAGGTGTCACCAAGCTGCGGCTGACCGGCGGTGAGCCGCTGATGCGACATGACCTCGAGCTGTTGGTCGGGATGTTGGCGAACGTCGGCGGTATCGAAGACATCGCCATGACGACCAACGCCTACTTCCTGCCCAACAAGGCGAAGGCGCTGCGTGACGCTGGCTTGAAGCGCATCACCGTCAGCCTCGACAGCCTCGACAATGCGACCTTCCGTGCACTCAACGGCGACAAATCAGACGTGGACGCCGTGCTGCGCGGGATCGACGCGGCAGTCGACGCCGGCTTCGGCCCAATCAAGATCAACGCCGTGGTCAAGCGCGGCGTAAACGACCACACGATGGTCGACCTGGCGCGCTGGTGCAAGGACAACGGGCACATCCTGCGTTTCATCGAGTATATGGATGTCGGCACCCGCAACGGGTGGCGGATGGATCATGTCGTGCCGGCCGACGAGATCGTCGAACGGGTGGGCGCCGCCTTGCCGCTCGCGCCGCTCGACCGCAATTACGACAGCGAAACGGCGCTCCGGTTCGGATTCGCCGACGGTGCCGGCGAAATCGGCGTGATCGCCTCGGTCACGCGGCCGTTCTGCGGCGCGTGTTCGCGCCTGCGGCTATCGCCAGAAGGTCAGCTTTACACATGCCTGTTTGCGATCCACGGCACAGATCTGCGCGACCCGCTGCGCGCAGGCGCGTCTGACGCCGAGCTGACCGACCTCATCCAGTCGATGTGGCGCAAGCGCACCGACCGCTACTCGGAACTGCGCGGCCGTGTCGAAGACGGCGAGAAGATCGAGATGTACTACATCGGCGGCTAA
- the pulA gene encoding pullulanase-type alpha-1,6-glucosidase — translation MSTSRKLIGVVMLAALLAVGYSAAQENKDGFPEPQMVVVPGSFQDEAGCPGEWQPDCAATALTLNPDTGLWEGTFSIPAGSYEYKVALDGGWDRNYGAGAAAGGPNIPLVLDADTDVTFTYDHATGVVTDSVGGGASAAPAPAPVQQEVTIPTMVNIPGTIQPGLGCPGEWAPDCPATVLDYIEAYQIFERTFDMTAGTYEYKVAIDGGWGENYGAFADPGGPNIPLNIAEDRAVTFLYDPASKWIMDDVRHLIVTAPGSFQSELGCAEDWMPDCMLSWLKDVDGDGIYTFSTSAVPAGDYEVKAAVGRTWDVNYGAGGEPGGGNITFNVPTDRETVNFTFDSSLNVMVVTAGGGSVTGANLRERRAHWVSADTIAWDIEPSDSEDYRLLYSADGSIEVSVFGISGDFVSYPVSASDAGLSEAIQAKFPHLAGYQAFTLSAEALDAAPDILRGQFAIAAYSGDTLVNLAGLQIPGVLDDLYTYNGDLGVTIVDGVPTLSVWAPTAQSVALNLYADAGTDTVPTVIDMARDDVSGVWSVTGDASWMGQFYTYAVRVFAPTELAMVDNEVTDPYSINLSQNSRRSQIVDLSAPELMPEDWLTYEKPDYGDAFEDITIYELHIRDFSIFDETVPEDLRGTYLAFTVEDSAGMRHLKSLTEAGLTHLHLLPSFDIATINENRARHFEPDYALLATYPPDSPEQQAAYDRIRDLDGFNWGYDPFHFMAQEGSYATETTGTARIIEYREMVKAINDAGLRVVQDVVFNHTNASGQAARSVLDRVVPGYYHRLDAAGQVTRSTCCENTATEHNMMRRLMVDTVVLNAVQYKIDGFRFDLMGHHMVDDMLAVRAALDALTIENDGVDGASIYIYGEGWNFGEVQDGARGMNATQFNLAGTGIGTFSDRLRDAVRGGSPFGGRDEQGLGNGIYTDSNGLNPVNEDLDRTLRLTDIVRAGLAGNLRDYQFVGASGEMITGYDTDYNGSPGGYTLDPQEHIVYVSKHDNETLFDNMLFRLPPGSTADDIVRMQNLSLSYVLYAQGVPFLHAGSDLLRSKSLDRNSYNSGDWFNRIDWTGQTNNFGVGLPPAGDNQERWETMATILTNADYYPSPEQIALNAAVVREMLQIRYSSPLFRLQTADAIQSRLTFLNTGPDQQPGVIVMYLSDLIGDDIDPAFEQFVVVFNGSDEPVTIGDAGFAGETFTLHPVQQSSADAVAQTATFDSAAGTFTVPALTTSVFVVNQ, via the coding sequence ATGAGCACGTCACGCAAGTTGATAGGCGTCGTCATGCTGGCCGCCCTGCTGGCGGTCGGTTACTCCGCCGCACAAGAGAACAAGGATGGGTTTCCGGAACCGCAGATGGTTGTCGTTCCCGGATCGTTTCAGGACGAAGCAGGCTGCCCGGGCGAGTGGCAGCCCGACTGCGCGGCCACTGCGCTGACACTCAACCCGGACACCGGACTGTGGGAAGGGACGTTCAGTATTCCCGCCGGCAGCTACGAGTACAAAGTCGCGCTTGATGGCGGTTGGGATCGCAATTACGGGGCGGGCGCCGCGGCCGGTGGCCCCAACATCCCGCTCGTGCTGGACGCCGATACGGACGTAACCTTCACGTACGATCACGCGACTGGCGTCGTAACCGACAGCGTCGGCGGGGGCGCGTCGGCCGCGCCAGCACCTGCGCCAGTCCAGCAGGAAGTGACGATACCGACCATGGTCAACATCCCCGGCACGATTCAGCCGGGACTGGGCTGCCCGGGCGAATGGGCACCGGACTGCCCGGCGACCGTACTGGACTACATCGAGGCCTACCAGATTTTCGAGCGCACGTTCGATATGACCGCTGGCACGTATGAGTACAAGGTCGCCATCGACGGCGGTTGGGGCGAGAACTACGGGGCCTTTGCCGATCCCGGTGGTCCGAACATCCCGCTCAACATCGCTGAAGACCGTGCGGTGACGTTCCTCTACGATCCGGCGAGCAAGTGGATCATGGACGACGTGCGCCATCTGATCGTCACCGCGCCGGGCAGCTTCCAGAGCGAGCTTGGCTGTGCCGAAGACTGGATGCCCGACTGCATGCTGTCGTGGCTCAAGGACGTCGACGGCGACGGGATCTACACGTTCTCGACCAGCGCCGTGCCCGCGGGAGACTACGAGGTGAAGGCGGCCGTCGGACGCACATGGGATGTCAACTACGGCGCCGGCGGTGAGCCCGGCGGCGGCAACATCACGTTCAACGTGCCGACCGACCGCGAAACGGTCAACTTCACGTTCGACTCGAGTCTCAACGTCATGGTCGTGACGGCAGGTGGCGGGTCGGTGACCGGCGCTAACCTGCGCGAACGCCGCGCGCATTGGGTCTCGGCCGACACGATCGCGTGGGACATTGAGCCCAGCGACAGCGAGGACTACCGCCTGCTATACAGTGCAGATGGCAGCATCGAGGTCTCCGTGTTCGGCATCAGCGGCGACTTCGTGAGCTACCCGGTATCGGCTAGCGACGCCGGCTTGTCCGAGGCGATTCAGGCCAAATTCCCACACCTCGCCGGTTATCAGGCCTTCACGCTGAGCGCCGAAGCGCTTGACGCCGCGCCCGACATCCTGCGGGGTCAGTTCGCCATCGCCGCGTATTCCGGCGATACGCTGGTCAACCTCGCCGGTCTGCAAATTCCCGGCGTGCTCGACGATCTGTACACCTATAATGGCGACCTCGGCGTGACGATTGTTGACGGCGTACCGACCCTTTCGGTGTGGGCGCCGACTGCCCAGAGCGTCGCGCTCAACCTGTATGCGGACGCCGGGACAGACACCGTGCCTACGGTCATCGACATGGCACGCGACGATGTGTCTGGCGTGTGGAGCGTCACCGGCGACGCAAGCTGGATGGGCCAGTTCTACACCTACGCGGTACGCGTGTTTGCCCCAACAGAATTAGCCATGGTCGATAACGAGGTCACCGATCCGTATTCGATCAACCTGTCGCAGAACAGCCGCCGCAGCCAAATCGTCGATCTGTCTGCACCCGAATTGATGCCCGAAGACTGGTTGACCTACGAGAAACCTGACTACGGCGATGCATTCGAAGACATCACGATCTACGAGCTGCACATCCGCGACTTCAGCATCTTTGACGAGACCGTGCCGGAAGACCTGCGCGGCACGTACCTCGCCTTCACGGTCGAGGACAGCGCCGGCATGCGGCATTTGAAGTCGCTCACGGAGGCCGGCCTGACGCATCTGCACCTGCTGCCGAGCTTCGATATCGCGACGATCAACGAGAACCGCGCCCGTCACTTCGAGCCGGACTACGCGCTGCTGGCGACGTATCCGCCCGACAGCCCCGAGCAGCAAGCCGCGTACGACCGCATTCGCGACCTCGACGGCTTCAACTGGGGCTACGATCCGTTCCACTTCATGGCGCAGGAAGGCAGCTACGCCACCGAGACGACCGGCACCGCCCGCATCATCGAGTATCGCGAGATGGTCAAGGCCATCAACGATGCCGGCTTGCGCGTGGTGCAGGACGTGGTCTTCAATCACACCAACGCCAGCGGGCAGGCCGCGCGCAGCGTGCTTGATCGCGTCGTGCCGGGCTACTACCATCGCCTTGACGCGGCGGGTCAGGTCACGCGCTCGACGTGCTGCGAGAACACTGCCACGGAGCACAACATGATGCGCCGCCTGATGGTCGACACCGTAGTGCTGAACGCCGTACAGTACAAGATCGACGGCTTCCGCTTCGACCTGATGGGCCATCATATGGTGGACGACATGCTCGCGGTTCGCGCGGCGCTCGACGCACTGACGATCGAGAACGATGGCGTCGATGGTGCGTCGATCTACATCTACGGCGAGGGCTGGAACTTCGGCGAAGTGCAGGACGGCGCGCGCGGCATGAACGCGACGCAGTTCAACCTTGCCGGTACCGGCATCGGCACGTTCAGCGACCGCCTGCGCGATGCCGTGCGCGGCGGCAGCCCGTTCGGCGGGCGCGACGAGCAGGGATTGGGCAACGGGATCTACACCGATTCGAACGGCCTCAATCCGGTCAACGAAGACCTCGACCGCACGCTGCGTCTTACCGACATTGTGCGCGCCGGGCTCGCCGGGAACCTGCGCGACTATCAGTTCGTCGGCGCATCGGGCGAGATGATCACCGGCTACGACACGGACTACAACGGGTCGCCGGGCGGCTATACGCTCGACCCGCAGGAGCACATCGTCTATGTGTCGAAGCACGATAACGAGACGCTGTTCGACAATATGCTGTTCCGACTGCCACCGGGCTCGACCGCCGATGACATCGTACGCATGCAAAACCTGAGCCTGAGCTACGTGCTGTATGCGCAGGGCGTGCCATTCCTGCACGCCGGCAGCGACTTGCTGCGAAGCAAATCGCTCGACCGCAACAGCTACAACAGCGGCGACTGGTTCAACCGCATCGACTGGACCGGCCAGACCAACAACTTTGGTGTCGGTTTGCCGCCCGCCGGCGACAATCAAGAAAGGTGGGAGACGATGGCGACGATCCTCACCAATGCGGACTACTACCCATCGCCCGAGCAGATCGCGCTTAACGCCGCGGTCGTCCGCGAGATGCTGCAAATCCGGTACAGCTCTCCGCTGTTCCGCTTGCAGACCGCTGACGCGATCCAGTCGCGCCTGACGTTCTTGAACACCGGGCCGGATCAGCAGCCCGGCGTCATCGTGATGTACCTGTCCGACCTGATCGGCGATGACATCGACCCGGCCTTCGAGCAGTTCGTGGTCGTGTTCAATGGCAGCGACGAGCCGGTCACCATAGGCGACGCGGGCTTCGCCGGCGAAACGTTTACGCTTCACCCGGTACAGCAATCCAGTGCCGACGCAGTCGCACAGACGGCGACGTTTGACAGCGCAGCGGGCACGTTCACCGTCCCGGCCCTGACGACATCGGTGTTCGTCGTCAACCAATAG
- a CDS encoding MFS transporter: MVHTRDFWRLTAADFIVRTAYQMGKTPLLPIFAAALGATDALLGIIVSVSTVSGLVLKPFIGVLSDRWGRRLWLLIGTLFFVIVPFFYGLVHTPEQLFLIRVIHGVSTAIYGPVTFAYIAERMPNTVAQGLGWFGLARSGGYIVGPALAGWLLLSLDPVTIFTAIGLISAVALIPVLRLPEPTVRTQHEFPPILRQMRASLAAGSRTPGIWLSGGLEAGVFVALYTIKAFLPVYGLAAGINVALIGAFFSIQEAVHIATGPGGGWFGQRFGYITAIRTGMVALAAGVMLVPAADSAALLLPSVLLGVAQALIFPSTAALVTQQIPRKNLGAGMGLVGMMENLGKVVGPVVCGAIIGVVGFTPVLYGLAVALVVAAVVLGLPLGRKRLAATP, translated from the coding sequence ATGGTTCACACGCGTGATTTCTGGCGGCTGACCGCCGCCGATTTCATCGTGCGCACGGCGTACCAGATGGGCAAGACTCCGCTCTTGCCCATCTTTGCCGCCGCGTTGGGCGCGACCGATGCCCTGCTGGGGATCATCGTTTCGGTATCGACTGTCAGCGGGCTGGTGCTCAAACCGTTCATTGGCGTGCTCTCCGACCGCTGGGGCCGACGGCTCTGGCTCCTGATCGGAACTTTGTTCTTCGTGATCGTCCCGTTCTTTTACGGGCTGGTGCACACGCCCGAGCAGCTTTTTCTGATTCGTGTCATTCACGGCGTATCGACCGCCATCTACGGGCCGGTGACTTTCGCGTATATCGCCGAGCGGATGCCGAACACGGTCGCTCAAGGGTTAGGTTGGTTCGGACTAGCGCGCTCCGGCGGATACATTGTCGGGCCGGCGCTGGCGGGTTGGCTGCTGCTCTCGCTCGATCCAGTGACGATCTTCACGGCAATCGGCCTGATCAGCGCCGTCGCGCTTATCCCCGTGCTGCGCCTGCCGGAACCGACCGTCCGAACCCAACACGAGTTCCCGCCGATCCTCAGACAAATGCGCGCGTCGCTCGCCGCTGGAAGCCGGACTCCGGGAATTTGGCTATCGGGCGGGCTGGAAGCCGGCGTGTTTGTGGCTCTTTACACGATCAAGGCGTTCCTACCGGTGTACGGCTTGGCCGCCGGCATCAACGTCGCGCTGATCGGCGCGTTCTTTTCCATTCAGGAAGCTGTTCACATCGCCACCGGCCCCGGCGGTGGATGGTTCGGTCAACGCTTCGGCTACATCACGGCCATCCGGACCGGTATGGTCGCCCTTGCGGCGGGTGTGATGCTGGTGCCGGCGGCCGACAGCGCGGCCCTGCTACTCCCATCGGTACTGCTCGGTGTCGCGCAGGCGCTGATCTTCCCCTCCACCGCGGCGCTCGTCACGCAGCAAATCCCGAGGAAAAATCTCGGTGCCGGCATGGGACTGGTCGGCATGATGGAGAATCTTGGCAAGGTTGTGGGGCCGGTCGTCTGCGGCGCGATCATCGGCGTCGTCGGCTTCACGCCGGTGCTGTACGGGTTGGCTGTCGCGCTGGTCGTCGCGGCCGTCGTCCTCGGTTTACCCCTCGGCCGCAAACGACTTGCAGCGACCCCCTAG